The following coding sequences lie in one Mercenaria mercenaria strain notata chromosome 5, MADL_Memer_1, whole genome shotgun sequence genomic window:
- the LOC123556784 gene encoding uncharacterized protein LOC123556784 isoform X2, whose product MINNWTEEPSYDDILVAKKEKENRLMSGVNAASVKRTLDVKDESPDQLSVLMFGLDSVSRSAAIRKMPKTLQYLTQDLSTYDFKGYMKVGENTLPNLVPLLTGLRVWTNEVPIKNYLTDTFDQLPFLWRNFSDRGYATLFAEDMPNFGTFTYFAGGFNKQPTDHYFRPFWLGVNELEKVKSKLSPVFLYLENKNLNVQKSSSLCYKDRAKHLVQIDYLKQFIAAYKGKRKFMFSFLAELSHEYPNLLANGDDDFLEFFKWLKDGGHLENSVLIFFSDHGARIDEIRNTFVGRIEVRMPLMQIYIPEHLKSKYRSLNDSLALNTERLSVPFDVHQMIIDVVSKNFETPSKSYMEGRVRGHSLFQPLPTERSCRDAWIPENYCACYTSSPVNISNTAIGHVLGKQLVKDLNNMLSSHPKCAQLSLHKVQDLQQVSHGLKLSDTENTGISFFQFFEPEKAKKRYDVSVVTVPGNGIFEATYLVESESRMKLLGNIIRVNRYGEQPCISDKQMRPLCYCNK is encoded by the exons ATGATTAACAATTGGACAGAAGAGCCAAGTTATGATGATATACTAGTCGCAAAAAAGGAGAAAGAAAACAG ATTAATGAGCGGTGTGAACGCAGCATCAGTCAAAAGGACACTGGATGTTAAAGACGAGTCTCCAGACCAGTTAAGTGTTCTTATGTTCGGGTTGGACTCGGTATCAAGGTCCGCAGCAATAAGAAAGATGCCGAAGACATTGCAGTATTTAACACAAGATCTCAGTACCTACGATTTCAAAGGTTACATGAAG gtcGGAGAAAACACTCTACCAAATCTGGTTCCACTGCTAACTGGTCTTCGTGTATGGACAAATGAAGTTCCGATAAAGAATTATCTCACAGATACGTTCGATCAGCTTCCATTTCTCTGGAGGAATTTTTCAGACAGAGGCTATGCAACTTTATTTGCCGAGGATATGCCGAATTTCGGCACGTTCACCTATTTTGCAGGTGGATTTAATAAACAGCCTACTGACCACTATTTTAGGCCTTTCTGGCTTGGAGTAAATGAGTTGGAGAAAGTTAAAAGTAAACTGAGTCCTGTGTTTTTGTaccttgaaaacaaaaatttgaatgttcaAAAGTCATCTAGTTTGTGCTACAAGGATAGAGCTAAGCATTTGGTCCAGATTGACTATCTCAAGCAGTTTATTGCAGCATacaaaggaaaaagaaaattcatGTTTTCCTTTTTAGCCGAGTTAAGTCACGAATACCCTAATTTACTTGCCAATGGAGATGAcgattttcttgaattttttaaatggcTTAAAGACGGAGGTCACTTGGAAAATTCCGTGTTGATATTCTTCAGCGACCATGGTGCTAGAATAGACGAAATAAGAAATACGTTTGTAGGTCGTATTGAAGTCAGAATGCCGCTAATGCAGATTTATATACCAGAACACCTAAAATCTAAATACCGTTCTTTGAACGATAGCTTAGCCCTAAATACGGAACGGCTTTCTGTGCCTTTTGACGTACACCAAATGATAATTGACGTGGTATCGAAGAATTTTGAAACCCCTTCAAAATCTTACATGGAAGGTCGTGTCAGAGGGCACAGTCTTTTTCAGCCACTTCCGACTGAAAGGTCATGCCGAGACGCATGGATTCCAGAGAACTACTGCGCGTGCTACACATCTTCTCCGGTGAATATTTCTAACACTGCCATAGGTCACGTGTTAGGTAAACAGCTTGTTAAGGATTTAAACAATATGTTATCTTCACATCCAAAATGTGCTCAGCTTTCGTTACACAAAGTTCAAGATCTACAACAAGTGTCTCATGGACTGAAACTTTCAGATACTGAAAATACAGGAATTTCTTTCTTTCAGTTTTTTGAACCTGAGAAAGCAAAGAAACGATACGATGTTTCTGTAGTTACTGTTCCTGGTAACGGTATCTTTGAAGCCACGTACTTGGTGGAGTCTGAATCAAGAATGAAGCTTTTAGGGAATATAATTAGAGTTAATAGGTACGGTGAGCAGCCTTGCATTTCAGACAAACAGATGAGACCTTTATGTTATTGCAACAAGTGA
- the LOC123556784 gene encoding uncharacterized protein LOC123556784 isoform X1, with protein MVKWQSGPMTFLKMGVNRFRRKCRFLIWIMFIFLVPYLYIQLTFPVRYIFKHSNINGACIIPRPDPFDPSILKFVWDPKPLVCDSTPSILYTDNTRTVQFNQSALKLLHVSESRVLCQYRQLIRSSDDVSITFTEYVDFTPPLQMETDFFHITCREIEKGMIFDRLMSGVNAASVKRTLDVKDESPDQLSVLMFGLDSVSRSAAIRKMPKTLQYLTQDLSTYDFKGYMKVGENTLPNLVPLLTGLRVWTNEVPIKNYLTDTFDQLPFLWRNFSDRGYATLFAEDMPNFGTFTYFAGGFNKQPTDHYFRPFWLGVNELEKVKSKLSPVFLYLENKNLNVQKSSSLCYKDRAKHLVQIDYLKQFIAAYKGKRKFMFSFLAELSHEYPNLLANGDDDFLEFFKWLKDGGHLENSVLIFFSDHGARIDEIRNTFVGRIEVRMPLMQIYIPEHLKSKYRSLNDSLALNTERLSVPFDVHQMIIDVVSKNFETPSKSYMEGRVRGHSLFQPLPTERSCRDAWIPENYCACYTSSPVNISNTAIGHVLGKQLVKDLNNMLSSHPKCAQLSLHKVQDLQQVSHGLKLSDTENTGISFFQFFEPEKAKKRYDVSVVTVPGNGIFEATYLVESESRMKLLGNIIRVNRYGEQPCISDKQMRPLCYCNK; from the exons ATGGTTAAGTGGCAGAGTGGTCCAATGACCTTTCTTAAAATGGGTGTAAATAGATTCCGCCGGAAATGTAGGTTTTTGATATGGATAATGTTTATATTTCTCGTGCCTTACTTGTACATACAGCTCACATTTCCGGTGCGATACATATTTAAACATTCTAACATAAATGGTGCATGTATTATTCCGCGGCCGGATCCATTCGATCCTTCTATTCTGAAGTTTGTCTGGGATCCTAAACCATTAGTCTGTGATTCTACTCCGTCCATATTATACACAGATAACACGAGAACCGTGCAATTTAACCAAAGTGCTCTTAAACTTTTGCACGTGTCAGAGTCACGTGTTCTTTGCCAATACAGGCAACTAATACGTTCTAGCGACGATGTAAGCATAACGTTTACAGAATACGTTGACTTTACACCGCCTTTACAAATGGAGACTGATTTTTTTCACATAACATGTCGTGAAATTGAAAAAGGTATGATATTTGATAGATTAATGAGCGGTGTGAACGCAGCATCAGTCAAAAGGACACTGGATGTTAAAGACGAGTCTCCAGACCAGTTAAGTGTTCTTATGTTCGGGTTGGACTCGGTATCAAGGTCCGCAGCAATAAGAAAGATGCCGAAGACATTGCAGTATTTAACACAAGATCTCAGTACCTACGATTTCAAAGGTTACATGAAG gtcGGAGAAAACACTCTACCAAATCTGGTTCCACTGCTAACTGGTCTTCGTGTATGGACAAATGAAGTTCCGATAAAGAATTATCTCACAGATACGTTCGATCAGCTTCCATTTCTCTGGAGGAATTTTTCAGACAGAGGCTATGCAACTTTATTTGCCGAGGATATGCCGAATTTCGGCACGTTCACCTATTTTGCAGGTGGATTTAATAAACAGCCTACTGACCACTATTTTAGGCCTTTCTGGCTTGGAGTAAATGAGTTGGAGAAAGTTAAAAGTAAACTGAGTCCTGTGTTTTTGTaccttgaaaacaaaaatttgaatgttcaAAAGTCATCTAGTTTGTGCTACAAGGATAGAGCTAAGCATTTGGTCCAGATTGACTATCTCAAGCAGTTTATTGCAGCATacaaaggaaaaagaaaattcatGTTTTCCTTTTTAGCCGAGTTAAGTCACGAATACCCTAATTTACTTGCCAATGGAGATGAcgattttcttgaattttttaaatggcTTAAAGACGGAGGTCACTTGGAAAATTCCGTGTTGATATTCTTCAGCGACCATGGTGCTAGAATAGACGAAATAAGAAATACGTTTGTAGGTCGTATTGAAGTCAGAATGCCGCTAATGCAGATTTATATACCAGAACACCTAAAATCTAAATACCGTTCTTTGAACGATAGCTTAGCCCTAAATACGGAACGGCTTTCTGTGCCTTTTGACGTACACCAAATGATAATTGACGTGGTATCGAAGAATTTTGAAACCCCTTCAAAATCTTACATGGAAGGTCGTGTCAGAGGGCACAGTCTTTTTCAGCCACTTCCGACTGAAAGGTCATGCCGAGACGCATGGATTCCAGAGAACTACTGCGCGTGCTACACATCTTCTCCGGTGAATATTTCTAACACTGCCATAGGTCACGTGTTAGGTAAACAGCTTGTTAAGGATTTAAACAATATGTTATCTTCACATCCAAAATGTGCTCAGCTTTCGTTACACAAAGTTCAAGATCTACAACAAGTGTCTCATGGACTGAAACTTTCAGATACTGAAAATACAGGAATTTCTTTCTTTCAGTTTTTTGAACCTGAGAAAGCAAAGAAACGATACGATGTTTCTGTAGTTACTGTTCCTGGTAACGGTATCTTTGAAGCCACGTACTTGGTGGAGTCTGAATCAAGAATGAAGCTTTTAGGGAATATAATTAGAGTTAATAGGTACGGTGAGCAGCCTTGCATTTCAGACAAACAGATGAGACCTTTATGTTATTGCAACAAGTGA